The DNA region TGTGTTGCACGATGAAACGTATTACTCATAGCTACCAATGTTTGATGAAAAAACACTTTCATCTCGTCTACTGGCATATCCTTAGTCCATAAATCTATACGTAAAGACTCTTGTGCTTTACTGTCCCAAACAGACAACATCATAGCCTTAGCTTCAGCATTTTGTACGCCGCCATCTTTTGCTGTCCAGTGTAATTTTTCTGGAACTCGGTTTTCATCTAATTCTACATTTAATTTTATTTCAGAAGTAATATTTGCCATTATTTGTTTGGTTTATATTTAGCGTTATTAAAAATAGTTTGAGCTGGTGTATTTAAAAGCTCTACTAAACTTACATCATTTTTTTCGGCATAAGATTTTACAATTTGCCAGCCTATATATCGTCCAACTCTACCTGGAGAATCGTTATCTATTTGTTCTAAATAAAATTTAGAAAATGGCGCAGGATTTATAAATCTATTTGGCAGTTTTGCATCTGTGCTAAAAAGCAATTCTTTTTCTACAAAATACCTCCAAATATAGTCTTCGTTAGATTGCACCCATTCTAACTGTTGTGGTGTATACTTGATTTTTTGGGCATTAGATTTAAAGGGAATAATTTTATCTTTAAAATATAAAATCTTACCGTGATAAATCATTTCATCTAAAAGCGTCTTTCTATTGGTATCTAAAATATATCGCTTTGCATAAGCATCTGCAAGATCAGAAACGATATATTCTGGCTCCATTTGCTGTGCTAAATACTTTTGCATACCTTGATAAAACTTATGGTTTTTCCCTAAATAAGTATCCAACTCTATTAATGTAATTGTATCTGTTACAAAAACTCGATTTTGATGCACTACACGATCATTAAAAGTTATTATTCTTGGGATTTTTGTGGTAGGAAAATAAAATTTTAAATGTTGATACATTAATTTTATTTCGTTAGTTTCAGTTTTAAAATCCTTAAATTTTTCTCTGGTTTCTTTAGCTATTTCTATATCTA from Mesoflavibacter profundi includes:
- the gldC gene encoding gliding motility protein GldC, encoding MANITSEIKLNVELDENRVPEKLHWTAKDGGVQNAEAKAMMLSVWDSKAQESLRIDLWTKDMPVDEMKVFFHQTLVAMSNTFHRATQDEKMSATMKDFCDYFAEKLELKK
- the gldB gene encoding gliding motility lipoprotein GldB; its protein translation is MSYRLYIFSVLALFLLFNCKDNNDKVSEEVANINVDLNVERFDIAFTDTPASQFSQLKDAYPFMFASQYDDSFWLERKADTLDIEIAKETREKFKDFKTETNEIKLMYQHLKFYFPTTKIPRIITFNDRVVHQNRVFVTDTITLIELDTYLGKNHKFYQGMQKYLAQQMEPEYIVSDLADAYAKRYILDTNRKTLLDEMIYHGKILYFKDKIIPFKSNAQKIKYTPQQLEWVQSNEDYIWRYFVEKELLFSTDAKLPNRFINPAPFSKFYLEQIDNDSPGRVGRYIGWQIVKSYAEKNDVSLVELLNTPAQTIFNNAKYKPNK